The Treponema phagedenis DNA segment CTTGGCACAAATCTTTCGAGTAATATGACCGAAACCGCAAGTGCCGTCAACCAAATCAGTAGCAATATCGAAGGCGTAAAGCAACAAGTGATAAATCAGTCTGCGAGCGTTACCGAAACGTCTGCAACGATGGAAGAAATTATCCGTACGATTGAACAGCTAAACGCAAGCATCGAAAGCCAAGCAACGAGCGTAACGCAGTCGTCCGCTTCTATTGAAGAAATGGTCGCGAACATTGCTTCGATTACAGAGTCGCTAAATGAAAACAACCAAGCGATGGGCGATTTGGCGGAGCAGATTATGGCAGGTCGAAACGGAGCCGTTGACGCAAATAATTTTGTAAAACAAATGTCGGAACGTTCTGATGCTTTAGGTGAAGCTGCAAACGTCATTCAAAACATCGCAAGCCAAACCAACTTGCTCGCAATGAATGCTGCGATTGAGGCGGCTCACGCGGGCGACAGTGGAAAGGGTTTTGCGGTCGTTGCGGATGAAATCCGAAAGCTCGCCGAAGAGTCGAACAATCAAGGAAAGCAAATTGGTGCGATGATTAAGGAAACTATTGCGATTATTGTAGAAATGACAAAGGCTGGAAAAGCGACGGAGGAAATTTTTAATCGCGTTTATCAGGTTTCTAGCAAGATTGCAGAGCGTGAAGAAGTTGTGGCAGCCGCAATGCAGGAACAAGATCGCGGTAACAAAGAAGTGTTGCAAACTATAAAAACTATCAGCGAAGTTACGAGCGAGGTAAAAGGTGGTTCGACGGAAATGCTTTCTGGCGGACGCACGATTGCAAAAGAAATGCAAAAACTTGACGAACTCACCAGAATGATAACCGACAGTATGAACGAAATGGCAAGTGGTGTCGTGCAGATAAACAACGCCGTGCAGGAAGTTCAGGAAATGGCACACCAAAACAAAAACGCCATCGACTCGCTCAACAACGAAGTCGGCAAGTTTAAGGTTTAAACAAATTAAGCAAACGAACAAACATCAGTTTGTGAGGCTTGATGAATTCCGCCGTTTCGCAAGTGTAACGAGAAACGGCACTTTAATAATGCGATGTTTTGAAAAACGAACAAGCTCCAAAGTTTTTTAAAACTCGACCGGTTAATGAGGCAAGATATCTACTTGCCGAAATTAACCGTTCTTTTTTTTCGAGGCTTATTGATTATTTTAACTGAAACCTTTTTTACATTGTTGAAAGCACTCGTATGCAACACGGCTTTATTTTTAAGCACATGAATTGCGTATTTTCTGTTGTAGCCGGTCGTTGCAGTGAACTCATCAATAATTTTTGTCTTTTCTTTTTTTGATGCCCAACAATAGCGTTTTGCCGTTTCTTCCAAAAGTATCTTTTTTGTTCTCATATCCAATCCCATAGTTTAGCCTCGCAAGGCTTATTATATTTGGGTTAGATTTTTATGTGATGAACCGTTTTTATTTCGGTTAGATTTAACGTGAGGCAATGCGAACGCTTGACATAAATCGTTTTTTTTTTAGAATATTGCAACTTTATTAGAAATCGCGAGGAGGATTTTTTATGAAAAAGTTTTTTGGAGTTGCTCTGATTGTAGCAACAGTTTTGATGGCTGTATTTACATTGGTTGGATGTGCAACTACACCTAAAGGACCTATTTCCAATGAATATGTCGGTTTTTATTCCGGAAGCATCATACATCCAATTACAAATATGGAAGTGTTCACATGGACAGCTGAAGCAAAACAAAACGGAGAATTTATCTTTACCGTTAATAAAGCTACTGCAACCGGTACTATTGATTCAAATGGTAAATTTTATGTTAAACCAAAAGGTATACTTCAACCAAAGTACAAAGGGACAATCGATAAAAATACTAAGAAAGTCGAAGGTAAAATGATAGGTGGTTTTGGCGTAACAGCAGGAAAAATTCAGGGAAAAAAGATTCGCTAACATTGTTTATCTTTATTATTCTGATGCTTTTTTCTAGTGAAATAGCATCAGAGTGATAAAATTTAAGGAGAAAATCAAATGCGTTTTTATATCTTTTTAAATAAGATACCATAATTTACCCATCCGATAGATTGAATTGTAAACTAACGCTTATAAATTTGCAATAAGACGTTAAGTCTTTATTAGCTTTGGGTAAGTACTCGATAAGAACGTCAAACGACGCTTTAGGCAAAAGTTTCGCATTGAACGAGCATCGGCTAATCTCTGTATATCCCCGGATATTACGAGCGTGAGCGAAGCAATCCACATGTATCCGTCCATACGGAAATGGTTGTTGCGAAATTTTTACTAGCATAAACATGCAAAATATGTATAATAAATCGCATGAGCAAAAAAAAATCGGCACTGAAAAGCGGTTGGAGGCTTTCGTTTGTGAAAGGTCGGCAATATCGTAGCGAGAAAAATACGAAAGGGGCAAATCTTTTAAAATATTTGCAATATCCACACGCAAGTTTTTTGATTCTCGATACGTTTCAGTGTACTGAGAAACATAAGCAGTATTTATAATTATATACATTATTACACCAATAATCGCAAGCGCTATAATGTATACATACGCTGCGTGCCAAGTATTATTTACCAAAACTTGCTGCAAAAAATAAAAGACGAGCATCACCGGCAATACGTTCGCGACATTTTTAAAAAAGGTGCCAATACTCGATTTTATTAAACCTTTTCGTCCACGTTCTGTTAAAGCATGTACTTTTTTCATTCTTTAATCCTCCAATCATTAGCCTTTGCGTAAAGGTCTTGAAAATGGCGGTATTTTGTTTCGCCCGCCATAAGTTCGGCGTGGCTTCCGCGTTCAATAATTTGACCATCTTCTACAACTAAAATCTCATCAACATTTACAATGCTACTCAATCGATGAGCAATCATAATTACCGTTTTGCCTTTCATAAGATTTGAAAAAGCTTTTTGAATTTCGTATTCATTTTCCGGGTCGGCGGCGGCACTTGCTTCATCTAAAATAATTATTTCAGGATTTTTTAACATTACCCGCGCAATCGCAATTCGCTGAATTTCACCACCTGATAAGTGCACGCCCGTAGTTCCGATAATCGTATTTTCTTTTTCGGGAAACTTTTCTAAAATATCATTGCATTGTGCTTTTTCAAAAGCGTCCATTACCTCCGCACGGCTGGCAGAAGGTTTTGCAAGATGCACATTTTCATAAAGGCTCATTTTATTAAAAAGTTTTGCATTTTGAAACACAAAACCGATTTTCGCAGTTAAAGCTTTTTCGGAATAGTGGCTTAAAGGTTTTTCGCCAATTAAAATTTCACCACCGTCAAGTGAATAAAAGCCCGAAATTAATTTTGCAATTGTCGACTTGCCGCCACCCGACGAACCAACAAAAGCGTAAGTTTTTCCGGCATCAAGGGTAAAACTTAAATCTTTTAATACAAAATCTTTTTCGTATTTGAAACTTACATTTTTAAACTCGATATTATAATGAGCAAAATTTTCTTCAGTTCCAAAACTTACCTTTTTTGCCTCCATTTTTGTAAATAAATCTTCAAGTTTATCTACAGCCATTTTTGCCAAACCGTGATTCATGCCTACATACATCAGTTTATACAACGTAATTAAAAGTATTCCTTCAAAACACACAAAGAAAATCACACGCACCTTCTGCAAGCGATGAGGATTTACGGGAAATTTTCTGTTATGAAAAAGAGCGGAGCATTAGTAATGATTATGTCGTTCAGTACGAGAGGCGAAAATTTCAGATTTTACGAGAGACTGGTTTGCCACGCCCGCGAACAAAGGTCATAGTGCGAACGCTCCTAGACGGAACGATAAAAATAATTTGGAACAACAAGGAACTTTCGCTATGTAGAAATCAGTAAAAATAAGAAGGAGAAAGCATCCGACGTAAAACTGAATGCCTAGAAAATAGGACATTTTTACATTGCAGAAATATAGGACATTTTTAAATTGCGTTGACAATTTTCACCAAAAACCACTTGACATATATATATATATATATAATAGATAGTAACTTTTTATTACAGGAGGATTTTTTATGAAAAAGTTACGTTTTCTTGGCTTTGCCATAGTGGCAATAGCATTGATTGTATCTTGCCCTGGGACAAGTGGCACCCCAAAAGCATCTGAAAACACTGGTGGTAAGGTTCAACCAACACCAACACCAGCTCCACAACCAGCTCCAGCTCCAGGTGAAAGCGGTAACACATCCCCTGATGGAAATACACCACTAGGCGGAACGAAAGACCTCTCCACTGAGGATGTGAAAACGGTAGTTGATAAAATCAATCAAATGTTCGAAGGCTTAGGCGTAAAAGTTACAGACAGCAGCTCTGACACCCCAGTCACTAAGGAGATTACTCCAAATCAACTTAAAGAACGATTTAAATTTACCAATAACCCTAAGTTAGCCGATTCTTTTTTGACAAAGTTCATTAAAGCTGCTCTAGAAGCGCTAAAATTTGACGATATTCCTGCCGTTCCAGATGGTGCGAAGGCCATCGAAAAGCTGGGCTTAGATCTTAAACTTGTAGACAGTACGCCTGGTCAACCAATCAAGAAGGACACTACTAGAGAGCAACTTAAAGCACGATTTACAGTTGAAGGCGATGCTACTGCTTTCGATTATTTCGTTGCATATGTTAAAGAGTATCTGAACGGAAATAACAGTAAAAACATTCCGTCTCTTTAAAACCAGGATTCTTTTAAGCTCTTAAAAAAATGTTGTAACATTTAATAATAAGTCTGCCAAACCTGTTTTTCCAATCTACCAAATTTTGAGCTTATCAGCTCAAAATTTGCGGGATTATTTATGGCTTGACAAAACTTATTTTTCTATACAATTATATTTAAGGGTTTAGGCGAATAATATGGTTGTAAATGTATTTTATTTTTGCATTGCAAGAAAAGCATTTTTTACAAAAAGGCAGAGGACATGCCCAATATTTTCTGCTCAAATAAATAGCCTAATTCCCCCCCCCCACACACACACACGATAAAAGTTTATCGATACAATTTCGATTTAACATATATTTTACAAAAGAGCGAGAAATCAGCATTTTTGAATTGGTGCTCATTTTTTGCTGTTTTTATTTTGGTTTTAAAGCTCAAAGTTGTTTTTGTAAAAAGACGTCTTTGGGCTTTTTGCGTTTTAAAAACGCAAGAATATTTTTATAAAGGAGCTTTATTATGAAAAAAGCATTTTTGAAAACAAGCAGAATAATGCTTGTTCTTGGTTTAGCGTTGCTGGCGACGCTATTTGGATGTATGCAAACCACGGAGGTTCAAAATCAGCAAAAACCTATACCAGAACCGGAAAAATTTGCTGTGAGCTTTAGCGTAGATGTACCTGAAGGCGTCGAAAAGGCTGATTTTAAGCTTACCGCAAAAGTGGAAGGTGCTCATCAAAACAAGCTCGAAACAGCGAAAGCATTTAAGGACATGGGCTTACCACTGGAACAAATTGCACAAGGTACCGGCTTAAGCATCGAAGAAATCGAAGCTTTATAAAACAAAAAAACGAAAAACTAATGAACGGTTAAACCTTGGTTTTTTGCAAATCTTAAAACAAAAAAAATAAAAAAAAAGTCCGACTTTTTTTTAAAAACCACTTGACATAAATATATATATATATATAATAGATAGTAACTTTTTATTACAGGAGGATTTCGTATGAAAAAGTTACGTTTTATTAGCTTTGCCATATTGGCAACAGCATTGATTGTTGTATCTTGCCAAGGTCCAGCTAACCCCACAAAAGAACCTGGCAATGTTCAGAAAGCTGAGGAGAAAAAACCAGAGGTGAAAGATCCAAAAGCTGAGGAGAAAAAACCAGAGGTGAAAGATCCAAAAGCTGAGGAGAAAAAACCAGAGGTGAAAGATCCAAAAGCTGAGGAGAAAAAACCAGAGGTGAAAGATCCAAAAGCTGAGGAGAAAAAACCAGAGGTGAAAGATCCAAAAGCTGAGGAGAAAAAACCAGAGGAGAAAGATCCAAAAGCTGAGGAGAAAAAACCAGAGGTGAAAGATCCAAAAGCTGAGGAGAAAAAACCAGAGGAGAAAGATCCAAAAGAAGAAGAGCTTCATGAGTTTATTGGCGAGCTTTGTGAAACAGCGGAAGAGGAAGAAATGCCTGCTGATGAAGTTAGTCGTTGGGTTGAACTAGCGCAGGAGGATTTTGAACAATTCGGCGTCAAAATTGTGGACAAAGAAGCTGATAAGCCAATTAAAAAGGGTGCCAGTGAAGAAGATCTTAAAAAACGCTTTGTGCTAGAGAAATATTCAAAAGAAGATGTGCTTCATGTGTTTATTGGCGAGCTTTGTGAAATAGCGGAAGAGGAAGAAATGCCTGCTGACGAAGTTAGTCGTTGGGTTGAACTAGCGCAGGAGGATTTTGAACAATTCGGCGTCAAAATTGTGGACAAAGAAGCTGATAAGCCAATTAAAAAGGGTGCCAGTGAAGAAGATCTTAAAAAACGCTTTGTGCTAGAATAGCTCTAAAACCTTTTAGCACCAAAAAAACCGTCTATGCTTTATGTGTAGACGGTTTTTTATTTTACTGGGAATATGGGATTTTAAATTTTTATGGATAACTGATCAAGAGTAAGAAAAGAAAAGTCGCTTTATTTAAATTCAAGGAGGAAACCGCCTATGAAAAAACTAACCCCAAGCCCAAAGAGAGCCTACAAGGACAATGTGTTTACTCATTTATTTGGAAAAGGCGTACAAGGAAAAAAGCATTTTTTAGAATTGTACAATGCCCTTTTTAATGAAAATTTAACCGACACGAAGGCTCTGGAAAACGTTAGGCTTGGCACACCTTTTTATTCGACCGTCATCAATGACCTTGCATACTTGGTCGAAGGAAAGCTCTTCGTTTTTATTGAACACCAGTCGACTATTTCAGAATTAATTATTCTACGAGTTTTGGTTTACCTTATACTCACGATTCAAAAAGTTCTAAAAGCTCCGAATTGGTTTGCAAGAAAAATGAAAAAATTTCCAAAGCCTGTATTTTTTGTTTTTTATAACGGCAAAGAAAATTTTCCTTTGGAAAGCAAGCTTCAGCTTTCAGATTTTTTTATCGAGGGTAGCGACGAGTTTTCGATAGACCTTGTTGTTAAGGTTATAAATATTAATTACGACAAAGGGCATAAAATTTTAGAAAAGTCGCCAATCTTGAAAGATTATGCTTTTTTAGTTAAAATGGTAAATGAAAAAGGTTTTGATAAAGCAATTGATGAGTGCCTTGAATTAGGTGTACTCAAGGGCTATTTAGAGGAAAATATAATGGAGGTGAAAAATATGCTAAAATGGGAATATGATTATGATATGGATATTGCTGTACAAAGAGCCGAAGCAGAAGCAATTGGCTTAGAAAAAGGTGAAGCAATCGGTTTAGAAAAAGGGTCTTATCAAAAAGCAATAGAAACAGCGAAAAACGCTCTAAAGATGGGGCTTTCGGTAGATCAAATATCTATACTTACCGGCTTAAGCACAGACGAAATCGAAGCTTTATAAAACAAAAAAACGAAAAACTAATGAACGGTTAAACCTTGGTTTTTTGCAAATCTTAAAACAAAAAAAATAAAAAAAAAGTCCGACTTTTTTTTAAAAACCACTTGATATATATATATATATATAATAGATAGTAACTTTTTATTACAGGAGGATTTCGTATGAAAAAGTTACGTTTTATTAGCTTTGCCATATTGGCAACAGCATTGATTGTTGTATCTTGTCCAAGGCCAACTGACACCCCAGAAGTACCTGGCAATGTTCAGAAAGCTGAGGAGAAAAAAGATTCTCC contains these protein-coding regions:
- a CDS encoding pilus assembly PilX N-terminal domain-containing protein, which translates into the protein MKKFFGVALIVATVLMAVFTLVGCATTPKGPISNEYVGFYSGSIIHPITNMEVFTWTAEAKQNGEFIFTVNKATATGTIDSNGKFYVKPKGILQPKYKGTIDKNTKKVEGKMIGGFGVTAGKIQGKKIR
- a CDS encoding Rpn family recombination-promoting nuclease/putative transposase, which encodes MKKLTPSPKRAYKDNVFTHLFGKGVQGKKHFLELYNALFNENLTDTKALENVRLGTPFYSTVINDLAYLVEGKLFVFIEHQSTISELIILRVLVYLILTIQKVLKAPNWFARKMKKFPKPVFFVFYNGKENFPLESKLQLSDFFIEGSDEFSIDLVVKVININYDKGHKILEKSPILKDYAFLVKMVNEKGFDKAIDECLELGVLKGYLEENIMEVKNMLKWEYDYDMDIAVQRAEAEAIGLEKGEAIGLEKGSYQKAIETAKNALKMGLSVDQISILTGLSTDEIEAL